The Streptococcus iniae genome contains the following window.
AATGCAATACCAATACCCGCTTCTTTAATCATCATCAGGTCATTGGCACCGTCTCCCACAGCAATAGTTTGTGATAAATCAAGACCATTGAGATCAGCCCACTCTTTTAATTTATCACATTTTACTTCCTTAGTAACAATTGGACCCTCCAACTTTCCAGTTAGTGTGTCATCTCTGACTTGCAAACGATTCGCCATAACATAGTCTATGCCAAGTTCAGCAGCCAATCTATCAACAGTCTCGTGAAAACCTCCTGATACCAAGCCAATCTTATAGTGACGCTCATGAAGAGTGGCAACAAGTTCTTTTGCTCCTTTTTGAAAATGAATCATTGGGTAAATGCTATCAAATACCTCTGCACTTAGGCCTGAAAGTAAAGAAACACGCTCTTTTAATGCCTCTTCAAAATCAAGGTGACCCTTCATAGCAAGTTCCGTAATCTTTGCAATTTCTCGCCCTAAACCAGCAGCTTGACCTAAGAGATCAATGACCTCTTCTTGCACTAATGTTGAATCAACA
Protein-coding sequences here:
- the serB gene encoding phosphoserine phosphatase SerB encodes the protein MDKIKGLLVMDVDSTLVQEEVIDLLGQAAGLGREIAKITELAMKGHLDFEEALKERVSLLSGLSAEVFDSIYPMIHFQKGAKELVATLHERHYKIGLVSGGFHETVDRLAAELGIDYVMANRLQVRDDTLTGKLEGPIVTKEVKCDKLKEWADLNGLDLSQTIAVGDGANDLMMIKEAGIGIAFCAKELVKQEAAYRIDIPDLREVLAIISQHERANK